The proteins below are encoded in one region of Sphingobium yanoikuyae:
- a CDS encoding ATP-binding protein: MSFPATIRPEVGQSLITKVSRLFNGTLGDVLLELFQNARRAGARAIHVAVYNLPAGTALSIYDDGCGIDDPANLLTLGDSGWQQDIRAREDPAGMGVFSLAGRDVVVRSWSRAAGRGWAVHIPADGWEGAVPLAIEPCGIVRGTEIQIMLPAAWEEQLRSTLHLAARYFPLPVHFEGARLPYEDFLAGAAHIELWEGCRIGIFHDGTTEAVHTPRINFHGVTVASRLPTLSEIESPHNWRVRVDIVDAPALQLVLPARKEMVENEALSRLREAAEVALYQAIACEASHRLPYKAWARARELGVFLPEAEASLNSWVPTVADTANRYQGTAVRSGPMIIMTDHEPDIEQALARALDRASPLEGKLVQENRDFVGYRWYDTLSRLLSCSFVVQRGGISHRYADDVALPDDFDSGSVEALSAEILLRPGGPSPCEPTLYRIPTDMLVCNNSCWTLDEATILFDGEADVQPDGLADLLYASLFCYSDDCERDSWDTQSLAFEHEARNLANLLLLGEDEALLARLREAVFEHVQWLIPGGRSLTISADRNRLSLALDQAA, translated from the coding sequence ATGTCCTTCCCCGCCACCATCCGGCCCGAGGTCGGCCAGTCGCTCATTACCAAGGTCTCGCGCCTGTTCAACGGTACGCTCGGCGATGTGCTGCTGGAGCTTTTCCAGAACGCCCGCCGTGCCGGTGCGCGCGCGATCCATGTCGCGGTTTACAATCTTCCCGCCGGCACTGCGCTGTCCATCTACGATGACGGCTGCGGTATCGACGATCCCGCCAACCTCCTGACGCTCGGCGACTCAGGATGGCAGCAAGATATCCGCGCCCGCGAGGATCCAGCCGGCATGGGCGTGTTCAGCCTCGCCGGACGCGACGTCGTTGTCCGCTCATGGTCTCGAGCGGCGGGGCGGGGGTGGGCGGTCCATATTCCGGCCGATGGCTGGGAAGGGGCTGTCCCGCTCGCGATAGAGCCATGCGGGATCGTGCGCGGCACCGAAATCCAGATCATGTTGCCCGCCGCCTGGGAAGAGCAGCTTCGGTCGACATTGCATCTCGCAGCCCGGTATTTCCCGCTACCGGTTCATTTCGAGGGCGCACGACTTCCGTATGAAGACTTTCTCGCCGGCGCCGCACATATCGAATTATGGGAAGGCTGTCGCATCGGCATCTTCCACGACGGCACGACCGAGGCAGTCCACACCCCCCGGATCAATTTCCATGGCGTGACTGTCGCCTCCCGGCTTCCCACGCTGAGCGAAATCGAGAGTCCCCATAACTGGCGGGTGCGGGTCGATATCGTCGACGCGCCTGCGCTACAGCTCGTGCTCCCCGCGCGCAAGGAAATGGTCGAGAACGAGGCACTGTCCCGGCTCAGGGAAGCGGCCGAGGTCGCGCTTTACCAAGCCATCGCCTGTGAAGCGTCTCATCGCCTTCCCTATAAAGCATGGGCCAGAGCCAGGGAACTTGGTGTCTTTCTCCCCGAAGCGGAAGCATCCCTCAATAGCTGGGTCCCTACCGTCGCTGACACAGCCAATCGATATCAGGGAACGGCCGTCCGGTCAGGGCCGATGATCATCATGACCGACCATGAACCAGATATCGAGCAGGCGCTCGCCCGCGCGCTCGACAGGGCCTCGCCCCTTGAAGGCAAACTCGTGCAGGAAAATCGCGATTTCGTGGGCTATCGCTGGTACGACACACTGTCACGTCTCCTGTCCTGCAGCTTCGTCGTTCAGCGCGGTGGCATCTCCCATCGTTATGCCGATGACGTCGCGCTGCCGGACGATTTTGACTCCGGGTCCGTCGAGGCGCTCTCCGCCGAGATCCTTCTGCGGCCCGGCGGCCCGTCACCTTGCGAACCCACCCTATACCGCATCCCCACGGACATGCTGGTCTGCAACAATAGCTGCTGGACGCTCGACGAGGCGACCATCCTGTTCGACGGGGAGGCCGATGTGCAGCCGGACGGGCTTGCCGACCTGCTATATGCCAGCCTGTTCTGTTATTCCGACGACTGCGAGCGCGACAGCTGGGATACGCAATCGCTTGCATTCGAGCATGAAGCCCGAAATCTCGCCAACCTGCTGCTGCTTGGCGAGGACGAGGCCCTGCTCGCCCGATTGCGTGAGGCAGTCTTCGAGCACGTCCAGTGGCTCATTCCGGGCGGCCGCAGCCTGACCATCTCCGCCGACAGGAACAGGCTCTCGCTCGCACTCGATCAAGCGGCCTGA
- a CDS encoding alkylphosphonate utilization protein yields MTDSSDDYVYDEESGEWLPASELAQRQRDAAQLEVRDAVGNLLADGDQVTLIKDLDVKGAGQTLKRGTLIKSIRLTGDAQEIDCKFDGIKGLVLRAEFVRKR; encoded by the coding sequence ATGACCGATAGCAGCGATGACTATGTCTATGACGAAGAAAGCGGCGAATGGCTGCCGGCTTCCGAACTTGCCCAGCGCCAACGCGACGCTGCTCAGCTCGAGGTCCGCGATGCCGTCGGCAACCTTCTCGCCGACGGCGATCAGGTGACGCTGATCAAGGATCTCGACGTCAAAGGCGCGGGTCAGACGCTCAAGCGCGGAACGCTAATCAAGTCCATCCGCCTGACCGGCGACGCCCAGGAAATCGATTGCAAGTTCGACGGTATCAAGGGCCTCGTGCTGCGTGCCGAGTTCGTCCGCAAGCGCTGA
- a CDS encoding YoaK family protein, giving the protein MLIAQGDARDSRLDRNLAFALAAVAGGLNAATFHEVGFFSANMTGNVSALSSLLAMGQWRQGLGYLTIVLSFITGSLVSTLAISSGLRRGIDTIYARVILIEAALLAALGLARMALDRSAGVPMLIVGLAFLMGQQNAIVTHISNARVRTTHVSGMATDIGIGLARLLDILRGKADPAEHGEIMTRLNLHTGTVLSFLLGGIAGVLAWRIVGDLCFVLAGLVLAAVAATSVQRAAQIISRNDQLD; this is encoded by the coding sequence ATGCTGATTGCCCAAGGGGATGCGCGCGACAGCCGGTTGGACCGCAACCTGGCCTTCGCGCTCGCGGCGGTGGCGGGCGGCCTCAATGCGGCGACATTTCACGAGGTCGGCTTCTTCTCGGCCAACATGACCGGAAATGTGTCCGCCCTCTCCAGCCTGCTCGCGATGGGGCAGTGGCGACAGGGTCTTGGCTATCTCACCATTGTCCTGTCCTTCATCACCGGTTCCCTGGTTTCGACGCTCGCGATCAGCTCAGGCCTGCGGCGTGGGATCGACACCATCTACGCACGCGTCATCCTGATCGAAGCCGCTCTTCTCGCCGCGCTCGGTCTCGCACGCATGGCGCTCGATCGCTCCGCCGGCGTGCCCATGCTGATCGTCGGCCTCGCATTTCTGATGGGGCAGCAGAACGCCATCGTCACACATATTTCGAACGCGCGCGTGCGCACCACCCATGTGTCGGGCATGGCCACCGATATCGGCATCGGGCTTGCTCGGCTGCTCGATATCCTTCGCGGCAAAGCTGACCCCGCAGAACATGGGGAGATCATGACCCGTTTGAACCTTCATACGGGCACGGTGCTGTCCTTCCTCCTCGGCGGGATCGCCGGGGTGCTGGCCTGGCGCATCGTCGGCGATCTCTGTTTCGTGTTGGCGGGCCTCGTTCTCGCAGCCGTCGCGGCAACCTCCGTGCAACGCGCTGCCCAGATCATCTCGCGAAATGACCAGCTCGATTGA
- a CDS encoding sigma factor-like helix-turn-helix DNA-binding protein: MSDHDARALLVEALDFFNDHPRFSLRRDRRRTSYELAARIDAFLMSDKAALPIVAAARQRWATTHGLRVDPDEQTVQRDGDGYWVRAWVRVDVAAPPEIRAAPIDRYARAVAALPEITRQVLLADFLGDEDFTAIAARLGITTPEVEQHIADALAAIAQALDRA; encoded by the coding sequence ATGTCCGACCATGACGCCCGCGCCCTCCTTGTCGAGGCACTCGATTTCTTCAACGACCATCCCCGCTTCAGCCTGCGACGCGACCGGCGTCGGACGAGCTACGAACTCGCCGCGCGGATCGACGCTTTCCTCATGTCCGACAAGGCTGCTCTCCCTATCGTGGCTGCCGCGCGCCAACGCTGGGCTACCACCCACGGCTTGCGGGTCGATCCCGACGAACAGACCGTCCAGCGCGATGGCGACGGCTATTGGGTGCGCGCATGGGTCCGCGTGGATGTGGCCGCTCCACCCGAAATCCGCGCTGCGCCGATCGACCGATACGCCCGCGCGGTCGCCGCGCTGCCGGAGATCACGCGTCAGGTTCTCCTGGCGGATTTCCTCGGCGACGAGGATTTCACCGCAATCGCGGCCCGTCTCGGCATCACCACACCGGAGGTCGAGCAGCATATCGCCGATGCACTCGCCGCCATCGCCCAGGCGCTCGACCGCGCCTGA
- a CDS encoding phosphoadenosine phosphosulfate reductase family protein, with protein MPAIDDTVLAAVRRGAWFAFNLSGGKDSTASAHAAIALLDALGHPRHRRIAIHADLGRAEWRSTPAMVAAIADRLGIPLLVVSRSAGDMVARWEQRFLSGKRRYEALETYNLIGPWSSASLRFCTSELKVQVIGPELARRYRGETIVSVIGLRRDESPSRRSTPISRSDERFAKPGNAAGTNMLNWHPAVDWSADDVFGIHERHGLPLHEAYVRYRTTRLSCAFCVLGSAHDLAASAEAPGNLDLYRHLVAIELDSTFSFQPQRWLADVAPQLLSAARLREVARVKVRSHERRTLEAAMPPELRYVKGWPPRMPSLAEAALIAKARAPILAHHGLADHFPDAAAVQARFAHLLAIKAERTR; from the coding sequence TTGCCCGCTATCGACGATACGGTGTTGGCGGCTGTCAGGCGGGGTGCCTGGTTCGCCTTCAATCTTTCAGGCGGTAAGGATTCCACCGCGTCGGCCCATGCCGCCATCGCGCTGCTCGACGCCTTGGGCCATCCCCGCCACCGCCGGATCGCAATACACGCGGACCTCGGCCGGGCGGAATGGCGGTCGACCCCGGCTATGGTTGCAGCGATCGCGGACAGACTGGGGATTCCCCTGCTGGTTGTCAGCCGATCGGCAGGCGACATGGTCGCACGTTGGGAGCAGCGGTTCCTTTCCGGCAAGCGCCGTTACGAGGCGCTCGAGACCTATAATCTCATCGGTCCATGGTCATCGGCATCTCTGCGTTTCTGCACGTCCGAACTCAAGGTCCAGGTGATCGGCCCCGAACTGGCGCGCCGCTATCGGGGTGAAACTATCGTTTCGGTCATCGGCCTGCGCCGCGACGAAAGCCCGAGCCGACGATCGACGCCGATCTCCCGAAGCGACGAACGCTTCGCGAAGCCAGGCAACGCCGCCGGCACCAACATGCTCAACTGGCATCCGGCGGTCGACTGGAGTGCCGACGATGTGTTCGGGATTCATGAGCGCCACGGGCTGCCGTTGCACGAAGCCTATGTCCGCTACCGCACGACGCGCCTGTCCTGCGCCTTCTGCGTGCTTGGATCCGCGCACGATCTGGCTGCCTCCGCCGAAGCTCCCGGCAATCTCGATCTCTACCGCCATCTCGTGGCGATTGAGCTGGACTCGACCTTCTCCTTCCAGCCCCAACGATGGCTCGCCGATGTTGCACCCCAATTGCTGTCAGCCGCACGTCTTCGCGAGGTCGCCCGCGTCAAAGTTCGATCCCATGAGCGCCGGACGCTCGAAGCGGCAATGCCGCCGGAACTGCGGTACGTAAAAGGCTGGCCACCACGCATGCCGAGCCTCGCCGAGGCTGCGCTGATCGCCAAGGCGCGCGCGCCGATCCTCGCCCATCACGGCCTCGCTGACCACTTTCCTGACGCGGCTGCGGTCCAGGCGCGCTTCGCACACCTCCTCGCCATCAAGGCCGAACGGACCCGTTAG
- a CDS encoding DUF932 domain-containing protein has protein sequence MATLAQHIDAPQVSGAYKVDISRGRNIGRVSSEWYSRPDDEKFLSLDDLYENVRRRADRARTRVVESRDVRVEASMDNAERLSLIIPGEAEPIAPTNWSFGQLSSLVGAPASYLRNLPAALAGINLQHGLLSHRGEQVKLLKTHEGRAELRAVTGPDYGRIWDHELVAAVMKIAGNGVSDTRWKVPGVLDWRSMRYNPYVDVTRETTTLYASDRDVFLFLVDDTHPIEAGKLPNGEPDLFFRGFYCWNSEVGSKTLGIATFYLRAVCMNRNLWGVENFEEISIRHSKFAANRFAHEAAPALETFADSSARSFIEGIKTARGRIVARSDEDRDSFLRKNGFSKTDTAKIIQSVIAEEGHPPASLFDFVQGITAHARAKSNQDTRLEIEGKARKLFAKAN, from the coding sequence ATGGCAACGCTTGCCCAGCATATCGACGCGCCCCAGGTCTCGGGCGCCTACAAGGTCGACATATCCCGCGGTCGCAACATCGGACGGGTCTCATCCGAATGGTATTCGCGTCCCGACGACGAGAAATTCCTCTCCCTCGACGACCTCTATGAGAATGTACGCCGTCGCGCTGACCGCGCGCGCACACGTGTCGTCGAAAGCCGCGACGTCCGCGTCGAGGCAAGCATGGACAATGCCGAGCGCCTCAGCCTCATCATCCCCGGCGAAGCCGAACCGATCGCCCCCACCAACTGGTCGTTCGGCCAGCTTTCCAGCCTGGTTGGGGCTCCCGCCTCCTATCTGCGCAACCTTCCGGCAGCGCTCGCCGGCATCAATCTCCAGCATGGCCTCCTGAGCCATCGTGGCGAGCAGGTGAAACTTCTCAAGACCCATGAAGGCCGCGCCGAACTGCGGGCTGTCACCGGACCCGATTACGGGCGGATCTGGGACCATGAACTGGTCGCGGCCGTCATGAAGATCGCGGGCAACGGCGTCTCCGATACCCGCTGGAAGGTCCCGGGCGTGCTCGACTGGCGATCGATGCGCTATAACCCCTATGTCGACGTCACGCGCGAGACGACGACCCTCTATGCGTCGGATCGCGACGTTTTCCTGTTTTTGGTCGATGACACGCATCCGATCGAAGCCGGCAAGCTACCGAACGGCGAACCCGATCTCTTCTTCCGCGGCTTCTATTGCTGGAACTCAGAAGTCGGCTCCAAGACATTGGGAATTGCGACTTTTTATCTCCGCGCCGTTTGCATGAATCGTAACCTTTGGGGCGTTGAGAATTTCGAGGAGATCTCGATCCGCCACTCGAAATTCGCCGCCAACCGCTTCGCCCATGAAGCGGCGCCCGCGCTTGAGACCTTCGCCGACTCTTCGGCCAGGAGCTTCATCGAAGGCATAAAGACCGCACGCGGTCGCATCGTCGCACGCTCCGACGAGGATCGCGACTCCTTCCTGCGCAAGAACGGCTTCTCCAAGACCGACACCGCGAAGATCATCCAGTCGGTGATCGCCGAAGAAGGCCATCCGCCCGCCAGCCTGTTCGATTTCGTGCAGGGCATCACCGCGCACGCCCGCGCCAAATCCAACCAGGACACGCGGCTCGAAATCGAAGGCAAGGCACGCAAACTCTTCGCCAAGGCCAACTGA
- a CDS encoding helix-turn-helix domain-containing protein: MITSQQMRAARALLSIDQKRLAELAGVSLPTIQRMEASDGQVRGVVETLVKVVSALERAGVELIGENAPSQTGGRGVRLRQAAAAQG; the protein is encoded by the coding sequence ATGATCACATCACAGCAGATGCGCGCCGCCCGCGCGTTGCTCAGCATTGACCAGAAACGGCTGGCGGAACTGGCGGGCGTATCGCTTCCCACGATCCAGCGCATGGAAGCGTCGGACGGGCAGGTGCGAGGGGTCGTGGAAACGCTGGTCAAGGTCGTCTCCGCGCTTGAACGCGCGGGTGTCGAGTTGATCGGCGAAAATGCACCCAGTCAGACCGGGGGACGCGGTGTGCGCTTGCGCCAGGCTGCGGCAGCCCAAGGATGA
- a CDS encoding DUF4238 domain-containing protein: MTAGKPKRHHYVPQFYLRRFACPDDANKVRVVERHGDILAIDRKSIDRIGYEDALHDYVDDGVAGSIEGPINHMIETPFSNSLTWTKIADGACTSLSEDDKIPIYGFARHLQRRNLETLRFIETESARFADGDLDADLSEEEREMHAWIAASADNAHALFREGAMDTNIPEDADAINVMVCHSPIPLRTSTNPTLMISAPGHQSIFGAFFNELRTWWLTLDRYCGAFIVAGGPPGFSNLPMPADAARMINQHYLVQHGNSLTVRYLLANDPYLDDDLVWAGYGFERSTTHGARWRKRVTGQ, translated from the coding sequence ATGACCGCCGGGAAGCCCAAGCGGCACCATTATGTGCCCCAATTCTATCTCCGTCGCTTCGCCTGCCCGGACGATGCGAACAAGGTTCGCGTGGTCGAACGGCATGGCGATATCCTCGCGATCGACCGCAAATCCATCGACCGCATCGGCTATGAGGACGCCCTCCACGACTATGTCGACGACGGGGTGGCCGGCTCTATCGAAGGCCCGATCAACCATATGATCGAGACGCCCTTCTCCAACAGTCTGACCTGGACAAAGATCGCCGATGGCGCCTGCACCAGCCTCAGCGAAGATGACAAGATCCCGATCTATGGTTTCGCCCGTCACCTCCAGCGTCGCAATCTCGAGACCTTGCGCTTCATCGAGACCGAGTCCGCCCGCTTCGCAGACGGTGACCTCGATGCCGACCTGAGCGAGGAGGAGCGCGAGATGCACGCATGGATCGCAGCGTCCGCCGACAATGCCCATGCGCTCTTTCGGGAGGGCGCGATGGACACGAATATTCCCGAGGACGCCGACGCCATCAACGTCATGGTCTGCCATTCTCCGATCCCTTTGCGGACCTCAACCAACCCGACGCTGATGATCTCGGCGCCGGGCCATCAATCCATTTTCGGTGCCTTCTTCAACGAATTGCGAACCTGGTGGCTTACGCTCGATCGATATTGCGGCGCCTTCATCGTCGCTGGTGGTCCACCCGGCTTCAGCAATTTGCCCATGCCGGCAGACGCAGCCCGCATGATCAACCAGCACTATCTGGTCCAGCACGGCAACAGCCTGACGGTCCGCTACCTCCTCGCCAACGATCCCTATCTCGATGACGATCTTGTATGGGCCGGCTATGGCTTCGAGCGGTCAACGACCCACGGTGCCCGATGGCGCAAGCGTGTCACGGGGCAATGA
- a CDS encoding DUF5818 domain-containing protein gives MTDSKAPLRLHGILRLNERGPFLEVDEGPLWRLQTDSDLRTHQDRRVRVEAWQRGASILELLWIGPA, from the coding sequence ATGACTGACAGCAAGGCGCCGCTGCGATTGCATGGGATATTGCGCCTCAACGAGCGCGGCCCCTTTCTGGAGGTCGACGAGGGGCCTCTCTGGCGCCTTCAGACAGACTCCGATCTTCGGACGCATCAGGATCGGCGGGTTCGGGTCGAGGCCTGGCAGCGCGGAGCGAGCATCCTCGAACTGCTGTGGATCGGTCCGGCCTGA
- a CDS encoding DUF167 domain-containing protein, whose product MARRRIPMPSATEIRELADDDGRLALRATPNASADAILLPSDAGSLELLVRTTATAEGGKANDAILRLLAHALGQPVSSIELLRGETARTKLVRIGPPRG is encoded by the coding sequence ATGGCGCGGCGCCGGATCCCGATGCCCTCCGCCACTGAAATCCGCGAACTGGCGGATGACGATGGACGGCTCGCACTACGCGCCACGCCGAACGCCTCGGCTGACGCGATCCTTCTGCCGTCGGACGCCGGGTCATTGGAACTTCTGGTACGAACCACGGCGACAGCCGAGGGCGGCAAGGCCAATGATGCGATCCTGCGCCTTCTAGCCCACGCTCTGGGCCAGCCGGTCTCTTCGATCGAACTTCTTCGCGGCGAAACTGCGCGCACCAAGCTTGTGCGTATCGGCCCGCCGCGCGGATGA
- a CDS encoding MBL fold metallo-hydrolase: MRAARLRESIAADHEVAKWRQFPVAQQAVLDLVEGRRRYECWISENPGEFLECLHRAFRNRSSRLSRDDSEAWSRIMNGIILGHHRIQFAVGQGGFHVGGLTRLAASRTLFEEWAERKELARADFLYIYDCGSHPLKHVEAEISYFLRRSGSRQLDFLFLSHFDGDHISGIPALIGDGKLKVATVVIPYVDDLEKVVAFARAAARYEPVPEFFKNLVVDTVGTFKNLGADRILLMGSDDGPGPDAPLADPIGGGSEDLPWKLGPLGDEAVEVRSTGRDSFYVRNGVIDVEGSVEKDLQIAWRFLPYVQHADEDAKELFAEIAETLLGWDDGTFRQRIRDSEERQKLITEQAAVLGEAYRRAFGNKNATSLSLYSGPAEPSRVGATVICPGLSPQPQAKIGWLGTGDAPLRKAANVEAFESHYAELLDAVSTFMFPHHGSIHNSNYKRLIGDADIYFAAADPVRDDWEHPAPKLRKAVEDAGKSFHQVSSARSSRLEEAMILFCPPNELD; encoded by the coding sequence ATGCGTGCTGCCCGCCTTCGGGAGAGCATTGCTGCCGACCATGAGGTTGCAAAATGGCGCCAATTCCCAGTGGCACAACAGGCCGTGCTTGATTTGGTTGAAGGTAGGCGGCGCTATGAGTGCTGGATCTCCGAAAATCCTGGTGAGTTTTTGGAGTGCCTGCACCGAGCTTTTCGAAACCGGTCCAGTCGGCTGAGCCGAGATGACAGCGAGGCTTGGAGCCGCATTATGAACGGCATAATCCTCGGGCATCACAGAATCCAATTTGCCGTAGGCCAGGGAGGTTTCCACGTTGGTGGGCTGACGCGCTTGGCAGCTAGCCGCACCCTCTTTGAAGAATGGGCAGAACGAAAAGAGCTTGCCAGGGCAGACTTCCTCTACATCTATGACTGCGGGTCACATCCTCTCAAGCATGTGGAAGCTGAGATATCGTATTTTCTTCGTAGGAGTGGCAGTCGGCAGCTTGATTTTCTGTTCCTCTCTCATTTTGATGGCGATCATATTTCAGGCATTCCGGCCCTTATCGGAGACGGGAAACTCAAGGTTGCTACGGTAGTCATTCCGTATGTGGACGATCTTGAGAAAGTGGTCGCTTTCGCTCGAGCGGCTGCTCGATACGAGCCGGTCCCGGAATTCTTCAAAAATCTCGTTGTCGACACCGTGGGAACGTTCAAGAATCTCGGCGCAGATCGAATCTTGCTTATGGGAAGCGACGACGGTCCAGGACCTGATGCGCCACTTGCCGATCCGATCGGCGGCGGTTCCGAAGATTTGCCGTGGAAGCTGGGACCGCTCGGCGACGAAGCTGTTGAAGTTCGAAGCACCGGGCGCGACAGCTTCTATGTTCGCAACGGTGTGATCGACGTTGAAGGTTCAGTAGAGAAGGACCTGCAAATCGCCTGGCGGTTTCTTCCATATGTGCAACATGCGGACGAAGACGCGAAGGAACTCTTCGCGGAGATCGCTGAAACGCTTCTCGGCTGGGATGATGGGACCTTTCGTCAGCGTATCCGCGATTCAGAGGAACGCCAAAAGCTGATAACCGAGCAGGCAGCAGTCCTTGGCGAAGCCTATCGCCGTGCGTTTGGCAACAAGAATGCAACAAGCCTGTCGCTCTACTCAGGCCCCGCGGAACCATCTCGCGTCGGCGCAACCGTGATTTGCCCCGGTCTCTCCCCCCAGCCTCAAGCGAAGATTGGCTGGCTTGGGACGGGTGATGCTCCGCTGCGTAAGGCTGCTAATGTGGAAGCCTTTGAGAGTCATTATGCTGAACTGTTGGATGCAGTTTCGACCTTCATGTTTCCGCACCATGGCTCCATTCACAACAGCAATTACAAGCGGCTTATCGGTGACGCGGACATTTATTTCGCTGCGGCGGACCCCGTAAGGGACGATTGGGAGCATCCGGCCCCGAAGCTACGGAAGGCTGTTGAAGATGCTGGCAAGAGCTTCCACCAGGTTAGCAGCGCGCGAAGCTCAAGGCTCGAGGAAGCGATGATCCTTTTCTGTCCCCCGAATGAATTGGACTAG